A single genomic interval of Paenibacillus macerans harbors:
- the glmM gene encoding phosphoglucosamine mutase — translation MGKYFGTDGVRGIANKELTAELAFQIGRCGGYVLAGQAPKPKVVIGMDTRISGVMLESALVAGLLSIGADVVRLGVVTTPAVAYLTRLLKADAGVMISASHNPVEDNGIKFFGSDGFKLSDETELQIEELLDKSVDELPRPIGGGLGNVTVDYESKLKYLDHLKMTITSSFQGLKVVLDCANGAAYELAPRLFSELGAEVHAIAAEPNGLNINDHCGSTHPERLKEEVVRLGAHLGLAFDGDADRLIAIDEHGQEVDGDYILCICGDAMNKAGKLKDSTVVSTVMSNFGFYKAAKKLQLNTQQTAVGDRYVMAEMLRGGYNLGGEQSGHVIFLDYNTTGDGILTAIQLVDTMLKSGKPLSELKKVMKQYPQVLVNVRVQDKSKFAGNTAIAEAVATVEKELGDNGRVLVRPSGTESLIRVMAEGPEKTELEKLVSQIVSVVEKQLV, via the coding sequence ATGGGGAAATATTTTGGTACAGATGGTGTAAGAGGCATTGCCAATAAAGAGCTGACGGCGGAACTGGCGTTTCAGATCGGCCGCTGCGGCGGATATGTGCTTGCGGGCCAAGCTCCGAAGCCTAAAGTTGTCATTGGGATGGATACGCGTATTTCCGGCGTTATGCTGGAATCCGCGCTTGTGGCGGGGCTGTTGTCGATCGGGGCGGATGTCGTCCGCCTTGGCGTCGTAACAACACCGGCGGTCGCTTATTTGACGCGGCTGCTGAAAGCCGATGCAGGCGTGATGATTTCCGCGTCGCATAATCCGGTTGAGGATAACGGGATCAAGTTTTTCGGAAGCGATGGCTTCAAGCTGTCGGACGAAACGGAGCTGCAGATTGAAGAACTGCTGGATAAATCTGTCGACGAACTGCCCCGTCCGATCGGCGGCGGATTGGGCAACGTAACGGTAGACTACGAATCCAAGCTGAAATATTTGGACCATCTCAAGATGACGATTACTTCTTCGTTCCAAGGTCTCAAGGTAGTGCTTGATTGCGCCAACGGTGCGGCTTATGAGCTGGCGCCAAGGCTGTTTAGCGAACTGGGCGCCGAAGTGCACGCTATTGCGGCCGAGCCGAACGGGCTGAACATCAACGATCACTGCGGATCGACCCATCCGGAGCGGCTGAAGGAAGAAGTCGTGCGCCTGGGAGCCCATCTGGGCCTGGCGTTTGACGGAGACGCGGACCGCCTGATCGCCATCGACGAGCATGGGCAAGAGGTCGACGGAGACTATATCCTCTGCATTTGCGGGGACGCCATGAACAAGGCGGGCAAGCTGAAGGACAGCACGGTCGTATCGACGGTCATGAGCAACTTCGGGTTTTATAAAGCCGCGAAGAAGCTGCAGTTGAACACTCAGCAGACGGCGGTGGGCGACCGTTACGTAATGGCGGAAATGCTCCGCGGCGGCTATAATCTCGGCGGGGAGCAATCCGGGCATGTGATTTTCCTGGACTACAATACGACCGGCGACGGGATACTCACGGCGATTCAACTGGTCGACACGATGCTGAAGTCCGGTAAGCCGTTAAGCGAGCTGAAAAAGGTGATGAAGCAGTATCCGCAGGTGCTCGTCAACGTTCGCGTGCAGGATAAGAGCAAATTTGCCGGAAACACGGCGATTGCCGAAGCGGTCGCCACCGTGGAGAAAGAGCTTGGCGATAACGGCCGGGTACTCGTTCGCCCTTCCGGAACGGAATCGCTTATTCGCGTCATGGCTGAGGGACCGGAGAAAACCGAGCTTGAGAAGCTGGTGTCGCAGATTGTCAGCGTGGTTGAGAAGCAACTGGTATAA
- a CDS encoding LytR/AlgR family response regulator transcription factor has protein sequence MFNVAICCSQNEDMLKIDKYLLKISMITNYTFCTEYFSSGDLLFNRINKKELNPFHILILEIELRDIDGIELAKKIRMFIGHDIQIVFMSNNPKYIMNIFDVQAYHYLIKPVSYTCFEKRIISLCKHFCSREKSYLTIKIAQDEIILVVSDIISFEMSKCFETRSLIKIRTIHKEYLINGTLSEYTNKLANQFLLIHRSILVNMDYIEKFSTNKVFMSNGVVFPLSRTRAKLVKILLQSL, from the coding sequence ATGTTTAATGTTGCTATCTGTTGTAGTCAAAACGAAGACATGCTCAAGATTGACAAATACCTTTTAAAAATTTCAATGATTACCAACTATACCTTTTGTACAGAATATTTTTCATCTGGAGATTTACTTTTTAACCGAATTAATAAAAAAGAGTTGAACCCGTTTCACATACTCATTTTAGAAATTGAGTTGAGAGATATAGATGGAATCGAACTAGCAAAAAAAATTCGTATGTTTATAGGTCACGATATACAAATAGTATTTATGAGCAATAACCCAAAATATATTATGAATATTTTTGATGTACAAGCTTACCATTATTTGATTAAACCTGTATCTTACACCTGCTTCGAAAAAAGAATTATTAGTCTTTGCAAGCATTTTTGTTCAAGGGAAAAATCCTATCTAACTATTAAAATAGCTCAAGATGAAATCATTCTAGTGGTATCTGATATTATTTCATTTGAAATGTCTAAATGCTTTGAAACAAGAAGTCTTATAAAAATTAGAACAATTCATAAAGAGTACTTAATCAATGGAACTCTTTCAGAATATACTAATAAACTAGCTAATCAATTTCTGTTAATCCATCGTTCTATTCTTGTGAATATGGATTATATTGAGAAATTCAGTACAAATAAAGTATTTATGTCTAATGGAGTTGTGTTTCCTTTAAGTCGAACTAGAGCTAAATTAGTAAAAATACTTTTACAAAGTTTATGA
- a CDS encoding carbohydrate ABC transporter permease, translated as MTPNLTQRSLNRPNRRFKSKMAGLGNSSTFVGYLFVAPILILMGIWFYYPLVQSFIYSLQDISFLNPDAAQFVGFGNYAEIIKDADFWMAFGHSMTLTVVAVPLQAFIALVIAVNLNKVMHLKGMFRTLYYMPYITSTIAVTTVFMYLFMQHERIATKMLTWFGFPDVSWYANVTYALPFLMILTIWTYVGFYMVVYLGGLQTIPNDIYEAGRVDGANGWQQFWRLTVPMQKPVIMSGIINVMQLFDQPYALARNGSLGSPAGATSTIVTYFYSQAFNFNRSGYGSAAAFIIFAIIIVLSMLQKRFVREEI; from the coding sequence ATGACGCCGAATTTAACTCAGCGTTCCCTGAACAGGCCAAATCGGAGATTTAAATCAAAAATGGCCGGATTAGGAAATTCATCGACGTTTGTAGGCTATTTGTTTGTCGCCCCCATCTTGATTTTGATGGGCATCTGGTTTTATTATCCATTGGTACAATCCTTTATTTACAGTTTGCAGGACATCAGTTTCTTGAATCCGGATGCGGCTCAATTCGTTGGTTTTGGTAATTACGCTGAGATTATTAAAGATGCGGACTTTTGGATGGCATTTGGCCATTCCATGACTTTAACTGTTGTAGCGGTTCCACTGCAGGCGTTTATCGCCTTAGTGATTGCAGTGAATCTTAACAAGGTGATGCATTTGAAAGGTATGTTCCGAACACTGTATTACATGCCGTATATTACTTCGACGATTGCGGTGACGACGGTATTTATGTATTTGTTTATGCAGCATGAAAGGATTGCAACCAAGATGTTGACCTGGTTTGGATTTCCCGATGTTTCGTGGTACGCCAACGTGACCTATGCGTTGCCTTTCCTGATGATTTTAACGATTTGGACTTACGTAGGTTTCTATATGGTGGTGTATTTGGGTGGACTGCAAACCATTCCGAATGATATTTACGAAGCAGGGCGCGTGGATGGCGCCAATGGCTGGCAGCAATTCTGGAGACTTACGGTGCCCATGCAGAAGCCGGTGATTATGTCGGGCATTATCAATGTTATGCAGTTGTTCGACCAACCTTATGCCTTGGCGAGAAACGGGTCGCTTGGCAGTCCGGCTGGGGCAACCAGTACGATCGTGACTTATTTCTACAGTCAGGCATTCAACTTCAATCGCTCAGGTTACGGGAGCGCGGCGGCATTTATTATTTTCGCCATCATCATTGTGCTGTCCATGCTGCAAAAACGCTTTGTTCGGGAGGAGATTTAA
- a CDS encoding insulinase family protein, producing MKNFISKLNNKMNLYISLGNYELAYICLIIKAGSNDDNVDQQGIAHIVEHMCLSYPEYKEHDMFFNNENPEINPNHFHYSGYTDFSNTVLVLRTENEYIRVIDAITLLKKMITGDMVKDYLISKIRKDIKEEYREHCARWDQQREITSFITNGFVNNLPIGNLKYIDEFKEQDLTSFIELNYTTNNLAVIIAVDSKFHTNIQDFINEFVDIEKSDNALNNEYKKKEPASVINQNNKIIELYDREKFGTQFLIYFPIIYRSMDSKEQFVRALFENLLKK from the coding sequence ATGAAAAACTTTATAAGTAAACTTAATAATAAAATGAACCTTTACATTAGTTTAGGAAATTATGAATTAGCTTATATCTGCTTAATCATAAAAGCTGGCTCAAATGATGATAATGTTGATCAGCAAGGAATTGCTCACATAGTTGAGCATATGTGTTTGTCCTACCCTGAGTATAAAGAACACGATATGTTTTTTAATAATGAAAATCCTGAAATAAATCCTAATCACTTTCATTACAGCGGGTACACAGACTTTAGTAATACTGTATTGGTTTTGAGAACTGAAAATGAATATATAAGAGTAATAGATGCAATTACTCTATTAAAGAAAATGATTACTGGAGATATGGTTAAAGATTATTTGATTTCAAAAATTAGAAAAGATATTAAGGAAGAATACCGAGAACATTGTGCAAGATGGGATCAGCAAAGGGAAATAACATCGTTCATTACAAATGGATTTGTAAACAATCTTCCAATCGGAAATTTAAAATATATTGACGAATTTAAAGAGCAAGATCTAACGTCTTTTATCGAACTTAATTACACAACAAATAATCTAGCTGTAATTATTGCGGTAGACTCAAAATTTCATACCAATATACAAGATTTTATAAATGAATTTGTTGATATCGAAAAATCTGATAATGCTTTAAACAATGAATATAAAAAGAAAGAACCAGCTTCTGTGATAAATCAAAATAATAAAATAATAGAACTTTATGATCGTGAAAAATTTGGCACACAATTTTTAATTTATTTTCCCATCATCTACCGGAGCATGGATTCGAAGGAGCAGTTTGTTAGAGCTTTGTTTGAAAACCTATTAAAAAAATGA
- a CDS encoding radical SAM/SPASM domain-containing protein → MNSYYLTELESQLLNNLFDKKEHGDIYRLGKLFSTESSNYFYDTGTGKVLLLDDEIYKIMDCLFDRNNSETYESFINQSVSISSKSIQEFIQVVMEENLLQAPKLNKLYTYNHYENLENMVDNNLSQLILELTGKCNLRCGYCIYNDDYIYNRSFNNEDMSQTVAKKAIDYANEHSEKEVAITFYGGEPLMNFGLLKWCIDYSRKTIIGKELTFSLTTNLTLITERIAKYFAEVPGLRIVCSLDGPEEVQNSYRKYVNGKGTFSEAIRGLKHLVDAFSGTENSISINSVLAPPYNYTKIESINNFFENLSWLPKDTNISIGYAAEDSVPNKEQHIQELSNDSKYKTKQGSINPLWIWQKGQTEINEKIRNGSNSIYASAAEESLLKIHKRFIFDKPKDFYPFNGCCIPGSRRLYVDTKGDFYVCERVGLSPSIGNVYDGINLKELRKHYIEDFSNLSSEKCSDCWAIRLCSQCYVNCYTKDGFDKNAKDQKCRVQRHAAERELSFYHSVYEKTPYKLEYLNDIEVY, encoded by the coding sequence GTGAATAGTTATTATCTTACAGAGTTGGAGTCTCAATTGTTGAATAATTTATTTGACAAAAAGGAACATGGGGATATATACAGATTGGGGAAATTATTCAGTACTGAGTCATCTAATTATTTTTATGATACTGGAACTGGGAAGGTACTTTTATTGGATGATGAGATATATAAAATCATGGACTGTCTATTTGATCGGAATAACAGCGAAACTTATGAGTCATTTATAAATCAATCTGTATCAATTTCCTCAAAGTCTATTCAGGAATTTATACAAGTAGTTATGGAAGAAAATTTGTTACAAGCACCTAAACTAAATAAGTTATACACCTATAATCATTATGAAAATTTAGAAAATATGGTTGATAATAATTTATCACAACTAATATTGGAGCTTACTGGTAAATGTAATTTGAGATGTGGCTATTGTATATATAATGATGATTATATATATAATCGAAGTTTTAATAATGAGGATATGAGCCAAACTGTGGCTAAGAAAGCGATCGATTATGCAAATGAACATTCTGAAAAAGAGGTTGCTATAACTTTTTATGGTGGAGAGCCTCTTATGAATTTTGGACTACTAAAGTGGTGTATCGATTATTCAAGGAAAACAATAATAGGCAAGGAATTAACCTTTTCTCTTACCACTAATTTAACTTTAATTACAGAGAGAATTGCAAAGTATTTTGCAGAAGTTCCTGGTTTAAGAATTGTTTGTAGTTTAGATGGTCCGGAGGAAGTTCAGAACTCATATAGAAAATATGTAAATGGCAAAGGAACTTTTTCAGAAGCTATACGAGGTTTAAAACATTTAGTTGATGCATTTTCAGGCACCGAGAATAGTATATCGATAAATTCAGTATTAGCCCCACCTTATAATTATACTAAAATCGAAAGTATCAATAACTTTTTTGAAAATCTTTCTTGGTTGCCTAAAGATACAAATATAAGTATTGGATATGCTGCAGAAGACAGCGTGCCTAATAAAGAACAACATATTCAGGAACTCAGTAACGATTCCAAATATAAGACAAAACAGGGTTCAATAAATCCTTTATGGATATGGCAGAAGGGTCAGACTGAGATAAATGAAAAGATAAGGAATGGAAGTAATTCTATCTATGCATCTGCAGCCGAGGAATCCCTCTTAAAAATCCATAAACGTTTTATTTTTGATAAGCCTAAGGATTTTTATCCGTTTAATGGATGTTGCATACCAGGTTCGAGGCGCTTATATGTAGATACCAAGGGAGATTTCTATGTTTGTGAAAGAGTTGGTCTATCACCCTCTATTGGAAATGTATATGACGGTATTAATTTGAAGGAACTACGAAAACATTATATAGAGGACTTTTCTAACTTATCTTCAGAGAAATGCTCTGATTGTTGGGCTATTCGCTTGTGCAGCCAATGTTATGTGAACTGTTATACAAAGGATGGTTTTGATAAAAATGCAAAGGATCAGAAATGTCGTGTGCAAAGACATGCTGCAGAACGAGAACTCTCATTCTATCATTCAGTTTATGAGAAAACACCTTATAAATTGGAATACTTAAATGATATAGAAGTTTATTGA
- a CDS encoding ABC transporter ATP-binding protein has protein sequence MDIKLSGIDKCFGKVQILYNISLELTPGIYGFLGPNGAGKSTLMNIIANISVPTRGQILWNHKDIKESSYQYRSQLGYLPQDVGLYAHFTAREFLRYIAALKNLNKNIVEHRIDELAEVVNISNVLSKKCGKLSGGMKRRLGLAGALLNDPKLLILDEPTAGLDPMERIRFRNMISELSVDKIVILSTHIVSDIDRIANQVMMIEEGKIINSASVESIIDSMRGRVWELEVLENEFSQLEKKLKVSGVKHQDNKILMRVISDISPTDNSVSVIPTLEDVYMVFFKEASKEGLEL, from the coding sequence ATGGATATAAAATTATCAGGTATTGATAAATGTTTTGGAAAGGTACAGATTTTGTATAACATATCACTTGAATTGACACCAGGAATTTATGGGTTTCTTGGTCCAAACGGTGCTGGTAAATCAACACTTATGAATATTATAGCTAATATTTCTGTGCCAACTAGAGGACAGATTCTGTGGAACCACAAGGATATCAAAGAATCCAGCTATCAGTACAGATCACAGCTTGGGTATTTGCCACAAGATGTTGGCTTGTATGCCCATTTTACAGCTCGAGAGTTTTTGCGATATATAGCTGCGTTGAAAAATCTAAATAAAAATATAGTAGAACACAGAATAGATGAATTGGCTGAGGTGGTGAATATCTCCAATGTACTTTCTAAAAAATGCGGTAAACTGTCTGGGGGAATGAAGCGAAGACTTGGGCTAGCAGGGGCTCTTCTAAACGATCCTAAGCTGCTCATCTTGGATGAGCCTACAGCAGGATTAGACCCGATGGAGCGTATACGGTTTAGAAATATGATTTCTGAACTTTCAGTGGATAAGATCGTAATTTTATCTACGCATATTGTGTCAGATATAGACCGAATTGCGAATCAAGTGATGATGATTGAAGAAGGGAAAATTATAAATAGTGCAAGTGTAGAATCCATTATAGATAGCATGAGAGGGAGGGTATGGGAGTTAGAGGTTCTAGAAAATGAGTTTTCACAGCTAGAAAAGAAATTAAAAGTCTCTGGAGTAAAGCATCAGGATAATAAAATTTTAATGCGTGTTATTAGTGATATATCTCCTACTGACAATTCTGTATCTGTCATCCCAACATTGGAAGATGTTTATATGGTATTTTTTAAAGAAGCTTCCAAGGAAGGATTGGAATTATGA
- a CDS encoding S-layer homology domain-containing protein — translation MYEAGLIEGKDNNRFAPNDQVTRAEAVTLLLRLAHYQAGN, via the coding sequence ATGTATGAAGCGGGTCTGATCGAAGGCAAAGATAACAACCGTTTTGCTCCAAACGATCAAGTGACGCGGGCAGAAGCAGTTACCCTGCTTCTCAGATTGGCTCATTATCAAGCTGGAAATTAA
- a CDS encoding carbohydrate ABC transporter permease, with translation MMMVPYQVMIIPIFSMIVDLKWLNSYQGLIVPFLFQSFLVFLMRQFFMTVPRELEEAAEVDGLNKIGIFTRIMLPLSKGAICTQIIFSFTGLNLKSETNAFLPYADSDQIPSWGVAYARLCMKRV, from the coding sequence ATGATGATGGTTCCGTACCAGGTAATGATCATTCCGATTTTCTCCATGATTGTGGATTTGAAATGGCTGAACAGCTATCAGGGACTAATTGTTCCCTTCTTATTCCAAAGTTTCCTCGTTTTTCTGATGCGCCAGTTTTTTATGACGGTTCCAAGAGAGCTGGAAGAAGCGGCGGAGGTTGACGGTTTGAACAAAATCGGTATTTTCACCCGCATTATGCTGCCCCTGTCCAAAGGAGCAATCTGCACACAGATCATATTCAGTTTTACAGGACTGAATTTGAAGTCCGAAACAAATGCTTTCTTGCCTTACGCTGATTCGGATCAAATTCCTTCATGGGGAGTAGCTTATGCGCGGCTATGTATGAAGCGGGTCTGA
- the glmS gene encoding glutamine--fructose-6-phosphate transaminase (isomerizing), with protein sequence MCGIVGYIGKRDTQSVLIEGLRKLEYRGYDSAGIAVFTSDGLKIAKSLGRLANLESKLENAPLQGSAGIGHTRWATHGKPSDVNSHPHTDHTQKFSVVHNGIVENYLELKEELIGQGYVFVSETDTEVISHLIAREYQGDIVKAVQKAISYMRGAYALGVLTEYEPEKLVAVRQASPLIIGIGEGENFIGSDIPALLNYTRNVYILNDGEMAVLTQDSVELMTIEGNFISREMIRVDWDAVTAEKGGFDHFMLKEIHEQPKAYRDTMLGRIDESGRKVVLPGLKLSEDKIRSLKSVHVIACGTAYNAGLVGGTAIEQLVRIPVMNDVASEYRYRSPLITPDTLVIVVSQSGETADTLAALREAQANGAHVLAITNVVGSSIARDADDVIATLAGPEIAVASTKAYTSQLIAFYLLGLYMAQVRGTQSEDEVAHIIAAMQSLPEQVESMLAQADTVKAYAEQIAGHEHLFFIGRGLDYSVVQEGSLKLKEISYIHSEAYAAGELKHGTLALIEEGVPVIALATQDTVLEKTVSNIKEVKARGADVMAITHEEHVPGLLKSVDQALAIPQTLPLLTPALSVVPLQLLAYYAALARGNDVDKPRNLAKSVTVE encoded by the coding sequence ATGTGTGGTATTGTTGGATACATTGGGAAAAGAGATACGCAGTCGGTGTTGATCGAGGGTCTGAGAAAGCTCGAATACCGGGGATATGACTCGGCAGGCATCGCCGTATTTACTTCGGACGGGCTGAAAATCGCGAAATCGCTGGGCCGCCTGGCTAATCTGGAATCGAAGCTGGAGAACGCTCCGCTGCAAGGATCGGCGGGGATCGGCCATACGCGCTGGGCTACCCACGGCAAGCCGTCTGACGTCAATTCTCATCCGCATACCGACCATACCCAGAAGTTTTCCGTCGTGCACAACGGCATTGTCGAAAACTATCTGGAATTGAAGGAAGAGCTGATCGGGCAAGGCTACGTCTTTGTCTCCGAGACGGATACGGAAGTGATTTCGCACCTGATCGCTCGCGAATACCAGGGCGACATCGTTAAAGCGGTCCAGAAAGCGATCAGCTATATGCGCGGCGCTTATGCGCTTGGGGTGCTGACGGAATACGAACCGGAAAAGCTGGTCGCCGTGCGTCAAGCCAGCCCGCTGATTATCGGGATCGGGGAAGGCGAGAACTTCATCGGCTCCGATATTCCGGCGCTGCTCAACTATACGCGCAACGTGTATATCTTGAATGACGGCGAGATGGCGGTATTGACCCAGGATTCTGTCGAATTGATGACGATTGAGGGGAATTTTATTTCTCGGGAAATGATTCGTGTCGATTGGGACGCGGTAACCGCGGAAAAAGGCGGCTTTGATCATTTCATGCTGAAGGAGATCCACGAGCAGCCGAAGGCTTACCGCGACACGATGCTGGGCCGGATCGACGAAAGCGGCCGCAAAGTGGTGCTGCCGGGGCTGAAGCTGAGCGAGGATAAAATCCGCAGCCTCAAGAGCGTTCATGTCATCGCCTGCGGTACGGCTTACAATGCCGGTCTTGTCGGCGGGACGGCGATCGAGCAGCTTGTGCGCATTCCGGTAATGAACGACGTCGCTTCGGAATACCGCTACCGTTCGCCGCTGATTACGCCGGACACGCTTGTTATCGTCGTCAGCCAATCCGGCGAAACCGCGGATACGCTGGCCGCACTGCGCGAAGCGCAGGCGAACGGCGCGCATGTCCTGGCGATCACCAACGTGGTCGGCAGCTCGATCGCCCGCGATGCGGACGACGTCATCGCGACGCTGGCTGGACCTGAAATCGCCGTCGCTTCGACGAAGGCGTACACGTCCCAGTTGATCGCGTTCTACCTGCTCGGCCTGTACATGGCTCAGGTGCGCGGCACGCAGAGCGAAGACGAGGTCGCTCATATCATCGCCGCCATGCAGTCGCTGCCGGAGCAAGTCGAAAGCATGCTGGCTCAAGCGGACACGGTCAAGGCGTATGCCGAGCAAATCGCCGGCCATGAGCATCTGTTCTTCATCGGCCGCGGCCTGGATTACTCGGTGGTGCAGGAAGGCTCGCTGAAGCTGAAAGAGATTTCCTACATCCACTCCGAGGCGTATGCCGCCGGCGAACTCAAGCACGGCACGCTCGCTTTGATCGAGGAAGGCGTTCCGGTGATTGCGTTGGCGACTCAAGACACCGTACTGGAGAAAACCGTCAGCAACATCAAGGAAGTCAAAGCCCGCGGCGCTGACGTCATGGCCATCACGCACGAGGAGCATGTTCCCGGCCTGCTGAAATCGGTTGACCAGGCGCTGGCCATCCCGCAGACGCTGCCGCTGCTCACGCCGGCCCTGTCCGTCGTGCCGCTGCAACTGCTCGCTTACTACGCTGCGCTGGCTCGCGGCAACGATGTCGACAAGCCAAGAAACCTGGCGAAGAGTGTGACGGTGGAGTAA
- a CDS encoding nucleoside 2-deoxyribosyltransferase, with translation MLYLASPFFNDKEIAVLEQVEKILADKGMNIFSPFRKNNENAEFGSRLWSIETFMTDIKYIKWAEIVEGIYHGNYSDTGTAWEFGYAYATDKPVILIHVGENSNLMVHEGAHANITLGELVDYDFDKLPSSFYSGEML, from the coding sequence ATTTTATATCTCGCCAGTCCATTTTTTAATGATAAAGAGATCGCAGTTCTAGAACAGGTAGAGAAGATTTTAGCCGACAAAGGCATGAACATTTTCTCACCATTTCGAAAAAATAATGAAAATGCTGAGTTCGGTTCACGGCTGTGGTCGATTGAAACCTTTATGACCGATATCAAATATATTAAATGGGCTGAAATTGTGGAAGGCATTTATCATGGTAACTATTCGGACACGGGAACAGCCTGGGAATTTGGCTACGCTTATGCGACGGATAAACCCGTAATTCTAATTCATGTTGGCGAGAACAGCAACCTGATGGTTCATGAAGGAGCCCATGCCAATATCACATTGGGAGAGCTTGTAGATTATGACTTTGATAAGCTGCCCAGTTCTTTCTACTCAGGCGAGATGCTGTAG